The nucleotide sequence ACGACGGGATGGAGGTATCACTGGAATACAGGAGAGGGTGTAGTAGAgtgagagaagagggagagggagaggcaGTGATCCCAAAAGACCAGACCAAAACAAAAACTGAGAAcccacctttccttcctccccacAACACCCTCAACAGCCTCCTTATAAAACAACTCGAGCTTCATCTTAGCAGCCATAGCCTTCCCCTGAACCGACTCCCCAAATTGCGAGGGGCGTCTCTCAAAATATACATAATCTGGTCCCTTATCTCCTCCAGGGGAGGGTTGGCCTTGGACTTGggaggaagattgagattgcGAGGGGTGTAATGAGCCTGAAGAACCTTGCGAGGGGATACCACCAGGGGCGGTGGAGCCTGGTTGACCGATGTTTTGAGATGAGACTTGGGGTATACTGGGCATGGGGGATGTACGCCCGTTggggttgggttgggtttgaggggtgagggtggatgagggtcCTGGGCCTGCGCCGCcgggttgaggttggggcTGGGGTGGACGGTATGACATTTTggggttgggttgggttgtGAGAGTGGAGATTGGTTGGTTGTAGGAATGGTGAGAAGAGTGATTGTCAAGTGTAGTGTAGGTAGAaagaatgagatgaggtCGTACGGGCAATGATTCCTTTCAATACTCCACTGAATTGACTGCTAGTGTACCTTTGGATTACCTGCCCAAAGTGATGTGATCGATGCTTCGAGTCGCGCAGCAAGATGAACTCCGGGGTTGGTGGTATCTGGTGGTGTAGGTCAAGCGAGGTATCGTAGACAGAGGATATGTATCGTATGGTTGAATGGTGTAACTGTATGCACTGACCCCAATTCAACTCATTCTCATTGTTCGTCGTCAAGTAGTGAAAGCGTGTCACACTCAGCGAAGTGACACGCGTCGGTGAAACAAGTCAAAAGGGTGATTAGAGGGTGATTACAAGTAAACTCTAATTCATGATCCCTTGTGAGATGATGTCATTACAAATCATTCCTAATGCATATCGCAAGgttctttctttccctttctcacGGGGTGGAATCGCAACGCAAAGCAAAGTATTTCTCTGCCAGAATCATGTCTCCTTTTTCAGAGCTAACACGGATGACAGAGGGTGACTTGATAGAGCAGATGAACTAGATGTTATGCGATCCTACATGGATAATACTACCAATTCATTCAATTTCATATATTGATACAATTTACTTCTTCCCTATCcatatccccatcccctcgaTGCAAATGTGTTTTGTGATTTATGCTGATCCTCAACCAGAAACTAAAAAGGCCATTCAAACCTATATCCAAAAATAtccttctccccatctttACCCATGTTCATACCATCCTGATCGAAGTGATCGTAATACTCGTTGGCAAGTTTAGGCAGTTCGGTACTTGTGCGAAGCGTCCTGTTTGAGCTGTGGACCTCAACCATAACACGATGAGAGAGTTAGCCCGTGGTCCACACATGAAGGAAAAAAGGAGTCGGAAATAGGGAGTCAGACCAATAAACTTACATGCTCAACGGTCTGGTTCAAAGTGGGATGAGCATCCTCGTAGTGCCCATCTCGAGTCTTGTATCGGTACTTGAATTGGGCGGTTTGGCTGGCAGTAGAGAACAGACAAGAATTAGTCTCCCACATCGTACATTCCAACAGCGTGTCGGTGGATCGAAGGGGTATCGTGGTAGGGCAACGATGGTAGAGACCACTCACGATGGTCCAAGGTCTTGCTTGTTTTGGGCATCCCAAGGGTTGACCATACCGGTAGACATGAGTTTTCGAGTAGGCTCAGGCTCGGAGGCTTTGGTCATGCTACGACAGTCATAGGTGGATCAACATATGTCTCAAGCAGGTCAGATGGAGTCACACGATAAGATATGACAGTGGAAGGGACATGCGAGATCACCCGCAGATGCAGATCCAGACCCAGCGCTGCATCCGACTTTCCCCGTGTAGCCATATAGCATTGCCCTTTGACACCCCCCACTGATTCTTCACGCAAGGGAACGGAGGGATACGTGAGAGATGTGTATGAGGGGAGGATGCGACGCCAAGAGAAAACTACCACTCACAAAAAGTATCCCGCTACACCCAAAATACCAGTGACGATGATACTCAAGGGGTACAATGCTGGATCCCTCTTGGCGAACCTGTTGACGTTCTTGGTGGCTTGTTGAAGGTTACCTGCGTGAGAGAGGTTGTGAGGGTCGGGCTGTGTGAGTGCGTGCGTGGGTGGGTGTGAGACGAACGTTGATCGATGGTCGATAATGGAAGAAAAGGGAAATGGAGAATATCAGCATATGGTTTCTTGTTACTCGTTCAGCACGAgcaaggaggagggagagacTCACTTGAGATTGcttgggagggagggaagacATGTTTGCTAGTGGTGATTTACTTGGTGTAGATATGTAGAATAGTCTGACTGTGAATGGTCGATTCGATCCGTTAGTATGCTATTGGTTGTATATGTACAATGTGAGAAagtgaaagaggagaaatGCTACGATGGACGATCCAACCGGTACTTATAGGATATACGGTGTAGCCGACCATCTGACTCTGTGCTATACCGCTGACGCAACATTCTCAGGATAAATCATACACTCACGATTGTATTGAATTCGATTGGTTGCGTAAGGAATGAGAAAGTGTCAGTTAGCACTAGTAGTCTAATATACTCTAATACATGTATGGTGGAGCAGCAGCAAGGAAGAAACGAagcaaggaagaaaggatctAACGAACAATGACGTATGACGTCAGTTGATCACTCGATTTAAACAACTCTAATGGGAATTACCGTATCGGGTGATTTGAACATTTCATGTGGCACCGTGCTTTGGTTTGGGAGATGGTTCAGCGGTCACCAAATTAAGTGAGTGTTCATACTGATGATGAGTGAATTGGGTTCTTGCATCGCGAGGTGATCATCAAGTATCGTCTCATGGTCATTGAGCAGTTTCCGTGATACACGATCATCTATGATACATCTCAAGCCTTATGAACATTATAATATCGCTCTATATACTACATTTATGCCCACAACAGTATTTGGTAACTCCTCGTCAcccatacctccctctcatatACTAGCACACTCACTACTCCTCAAAAAACTTGACAATCTCCCCCAACTCCGTAACTCTAACCCCATTCTTGGGATAACATATCCAAgtcctctccccctccacaCCGAACTTCTCCCTAAACTCAGCCTTCTTATCAAGGCTCAAACTCGATACTATGCCCTTATAAGTCCTTTCCATAATTTTCGATCTGACCTCACCAATCCCATTGGAAGTTACGAAGCTTTCCGAGACTGATGCTCCAAAAGTTACTGGTTCGCCTGGGACGGCAGAGAGGGCAGATTGGACGGTCGATTCGATTGCTCCCTttggggatgaagggaagtCCAAGGCCCATTTGAGTTGATAGCCATGTTTAGGTGAGAGGCGAGTAAGAACTACTAATGTCTCCACTCTTgattctccatctccatctccattcaGAGCAGGACCATCACTATGACCATTGGAAGTATTTCGCTTTCCCGGATCACTCTCCGCAATAAAGTATCGCCTATGCCCACTATCTCTCCAAGGGGCAATCTCCGTCAAATGAATCtgtttccccttcttcccacccccGGCTCTATGATCTTGCCATTCCCTAATTCGCTCATCTATAGCATCTTTCAACCGtcccccatcctcatccaaatcGATCTCACGCACTTTGAACACGCCCTTCTGAAGCTTGTTATTCTGTATCACCTCGGAACTGACCTTATCCGAATTACTCCTCTGTTCCTGCGTACAACTCAGACTCCTCCACCCATACTTCTCACTCAATACCTCCTGGAATTCAGACGAAACCAACATCCATACAGGTTTGAGTTTCAGCTGATCCTTAACGAATACTAAGAATTTCTTGGTGATTTCAGATTTCTGCTGGTCCGCGCAAAGTGGATCTCCAGTTATCATACAGAATTTCCCCTGTTCGACATACCCCACCGCTGCTCCCGTGGATTCATCTCGCCAGATGTCGAATCGATCGTCCAACCATGAGGTATTCGTCGCATCTCCATAGTTCGCTATCATATCTTCTAGTGGGGGCAACTCATGCTCGGAGTCACGTGGTTTGGTGGTATCTGCCTCTGGGTGGGGTAAGGAAGGTTTCTTAGCGGGAAGGGAATGTGGATCTCGATGGAATAGGGACGATAATCGAATATCGGGGAGGTCAAGGTAAAAAGTGATTATTCGTTCCAGTCCCAAACCAGCTCCTCCGTGAGGTGGCATCCCCCAATCGAACGCACTAAGAtactcttccatctctgTCTCCTCAATCCCACTTTCTCTCATTGATTCTCTAAGTTTGAACGAGTCATGGATCCTCTGCCCGCCCGTACAGATCTCCTGTCCTCTTATGAACATATCAAACGAGTTGGTAGTCTTCCCGTCGTTGGCTGTGTAAAATGGTCTCGCAGATTTAGGGAACCGATCGACGATGTAGTAGTCCGTCCCGTACTTCTGCTTTACCAGTTGACCCAACCGGATCTCATCGGGCGTATGtagatcttcttcctcaacgTCTCGACCGTCATCACGTAGCATCTGGA is from Kwoniella bestiolae CBS 10118 chromosome 6, complete sequence and encodes:
- a CDS encoding aspartate-tRNA(Asn) ligase, which translates into the protein MTSDPTESVPPSNPLHKLGHALKPSTIASKLHRNKDDTTEDDNLEQGKAAQRTEEKRKEKEEKAHRAEQEKKEVERRRKESDVIAAKTEDKEMRERYGDLEIPGEIILIDDVVQLPEGRNVTFRARIHTQRELSSQLDFIIFRHRGFTLQGVLSGKIASEHMIKWTERIPDESIVQVSGTLAKPPNPIKFSTDSPLELRIETLHLVEPSKNIPFGLYHGNEPPPQRSRLNNRTLDLRHPTNQAIFKIRARLLRVFRDTLDELDFIEINTPKLQPAATESGAEVFRVNYFGRKAFLAQSPQLMKQMAISADFGRVYEIGPVFRAENSNTHRHLTEYTGLDIELSLKQDYHEVFHVLDAILKNMFRALSTMKNELARVREVWDSEEFVFLEETPIIPFSEAIQMLRDDGRDVEEEDLHTPDEIRLGQLVKQKYGTDYYIVDRFPKSARPFYTANDGKTTNSFDMFIRGQEICTGGQRIHDSFKLRESMRESGIEETEMEEYLSAFDWGMPPHGGAGLGLERIITFYLDLPDIRLSSLFHRDPHSLPAKKPSLPHPEADTTKPRDSEHELPPLEDMIANYGDATNTSWLDDRFDIWRDESTGAAVGYVEQGKFCMITGDPLCADQQKSEITKKFLVFVKDQLKLKPVWMLVSSEFQEVLSEKYGWRSLSCTQEQRSNSDKVSSEVIQNNKLQKGVFKVREIDLDEDGGRLKDAIDERIREWQDHRAGGGKKGKQIHLTEIAPWRDSGHRRYFIAESDPGKRNTSNGHSDGPALNGDGDGESRVETLVVLTRLSPKHGYQLKWALDFPSSPKGAIESTVQSALSAVPGEPVTFGASVSESFVTSNGIGEVRSKIMERTYKGIVSSLSLDKKAEFREKFGVEGERTWICYPKNGVRVTELGEIVKFFEE